The following proteins are co-located in the Streptomyces sp. NBC_00435 genome:
- a CDS encoding M48 metallopeptidase family protein, with product MASGYRRGVSADPQRAVEVRRSARRRRTVSAYREGDRTVVLIPARMSEAEERRWVGVMLDKLAAQESKRTLGDAELAERAVRLSEQYFDARARPRSVRWVTNQNTRWGSCTPAEGSIRLSHRIQGMPEYVVDYVLLHELAHLLVPGHGPRFWELLEAYPRTERARGYLEGVVAAERLPKVPTAREE from the coding sequence GTGGCGAGCGGGTACCGTCGTGGCGTGTCCGCCGATCCACAGCGCGCCGTCGAAGTCCGCCGGAGCGCGCGCCGCCGAAGGACCGTATCCGCCTACCGTGAGGGTGATCGTACGGTCGTCCTCATCCCTGCCCGGATGTCCGAGGCCGAGGAGCGGCGCTGGGTGGGCGTCATGCTCGACAAGCTGGCGGCTCAGGAGAGCAAACGCACCCTGGGGGACGCGGAACTCGCCGAGCGAGCCGTTCGTCTGTCCGAGCAGTACTTCGACGCCCGCGCCCGCCCCCGCTCGGTCCGTTGGGTCACCAACCAGAACACCCGCTGGGGTTCCTGCACCCCGGCCGAAGGCAGCATCCGGCTCTCGCACCGCATTCAGGGGATGCCGGAGTACGTCGTCGACTACGTGCTGCTGCACGAGCTGGCCCACCTCCTCGTGCCCGGCCACGGCCCCCGCTTCTGGGAGTTGCTGGAGGCGTACCCGCGCACCGAACGGGCCCGCGGTTATCTCGAAGGGGTGGTCGCGGCCGAACGCCTTCCGAAAGTCCCGACCGCCCGCGAGGAATAA
- a CDS encoding SDR family oxidoreductase → MSSPDPHALDEQGPDEHGREPREAENGPEHGDGAQGVRRPRNPGGSARRGPVIAVTGAASGVGAALVTRLVASDEIKQVVAIDERRGECADAQWHLLDVRDPAIAEKLRGADVVVHLALDLDLETDPAARTAYNVRGTQTVLTAAAAAGVHRVVLCTSAMVYGALPDNDIPLSEDAELRATAEATGVGDLLEIERLGRRAPRAHPGLNVTVVRPAVLVGGTDTALTRYFESPRLLVVAGSRPTWQFCHVEDLVSALEYAALEKVEGELAVGCEGWLEQEEVEELSGIRRMELPSAVALGAAARLHRIGLTPSPAGDLAYTMHPWVVSVSGLHAAGWRPRWTNEEVLAELLQEVAGRHTVAGRRLGRKDATAAGAAGATVALLGAAAAIRAARRRRGI, encoded by the coding sequence GTGAGTTCCCCAGATCCGCACGCTTTGGACGAGCAGGGCCCGGACGAGCACGGCCGCGAGCCGCGCGAAGCCGAAAACGGCCCTGAGCACGGCGACGGCGCCCAGGGCGTTCGCCGGCCGCGTAACCCGGGCGGTTCCGCGCGCCGAGGCCCCGTGATCGCGGTGACCGGCGCCGCGTCGGGGGTCGGGGCGGCCCTGGTGACCAGACTGGTCGCGTCCGACGAGATCAAGCAGGTCGTCGCGATCGACGAGCGGCGCGGGGAGTGCGCGGACGCGCAGTGGCACCTCCTGGACGTACGGGACCCGGCGATCGCGGAGAAGCTGCGCGGCGCGGACGTCGTGGTGCACCTGGCCCTCGACCTCGACCTGGAGACGGACCCCGCGGCCCGTACGGCGTACAACGTGCGCGGGACCCAGACCGTGCTCACCGCCGCCGCGGCGGCCGGGGTCCACCGGGTCGTGCTCTGCACCTCCGCGATGGTCTACGGGGCCCTGCCGGACAACGACATCCCGCTCTCCGAGGACGCCGAGCTGCGCGCCACCGCGGAGGCGACCGGCGTGGGCGACCTGCTGGAGATCGAGCGGCTCGGCCGCCGGGCCCCGCGGGCGCACCCCGGTCTGAACGTCACCGTGGTCCGCCCCGCGGTGCTGGTCGGCGGCACGGACACGGCGCTGACCCGCTACTTCGAGTCGCCGCGCCTGCTCGTGGTGGCCGGCTCCCGCCCGACCTGGCAGTTCTGCCACGTCGAGGACCTGGTCAGCGCGCTGGAGTACGCGGCGCTGGAGAAGGTCGAGGGCGAGCTGGCGGTCGGCTGCGAGGGCTGGCTGGAACAGGAGGAGGTCGAGGAGCTCAGCGGCATCCGCCGCATGGAGCTCCCGTCCGCCGTCGCCCTGGGTGCGGCGGCCCGGCTGCACCGGATCGGCCTGACCCCGTCCCCGGCCGGGGACCTCGCGTACACGATGCACCCGTGGGTGGTCAGCGTCAGCGGGCTGCACGCGGCGGGCTGGCGGCCGCGGTGGACCAACGAGGAGGTGCTGGCCGAGCTGCTCCAGGAGGTCGCGGGCCGGCACACCGTCGCGGGCCGCCGGCTGGGGCGCAAGGACGCCACGGCAGCGGGTGCGGCCGGTGCGACGGTCGCGCTGCTGGGCGCCGCCGCCGCGATCCGCGCTGCCCGCAGGCGCCGGGGGATCTGA
- a CDS encoding AIM24 family protein yields the protein MNQQLAGYAPTPVTARMENHGRAMLRVAMQSGQDLFARTGSMVAYEGFVQYEPNPPAVRQLASQWLTGEGAPLMKCTGDGLLYLADYGADVVVINLNNDSLSVNGTNLLAFDAHLQWGVERVKGMAKFAGQGLFNVSVSGTGWVAITSRGTPIVVDCGRGEDETYVDPDALVAWSPNLKVKGKRSFKASSMIGRGSGEAYQMAFSGQGIVVVQPSEDSTDRLRARG from the coding sequence ATGAACCAGCAGCTCGCGGGCTACGCCCCGACCCCCGTCACGGCCCGCATGGAGAACCACGGCCGGGCCATGCTCAGGGTCGCCATGCAGAGCGGCCAGGACCTCTTCGCGCGCACCGGATCGATGGTCGCCTACGAAGGGTTCGTGCAGTACGAGCCCAACCCGCCGGCCGTCCGCCAGCTGGCCTCGCAGTGGCTCACCGGCGAAGGCGCCCCGCTGATGAAGTGCACCGGCGACGGCCTGCTCTACCTCGCCGACTACGGCGCGGACGTCGTCGTCATCAACCTGAACAACGACTCCCTCTCCGTGAACGGCACCAACCTGCTCGCCTTCGACGCCCACCTCCAGTGGGGCGTCGAGCGGGTCAAGGGCATGGCCAAGTTCGCCGGCCAGGGCTTGTTCAACGTGTCGGTCTCCGGCACCGGCTGGGTCGCCATCACCTCGCGCGGCACTCCGATCGTGGTCGACTGCGGCCGCGGCGAGGACGAGACGTACGTCGACCCCGACGCGCTCGTCGCCTGGTCCCCGAACCTGAAGGTCAAGGGCAAGCGCAGCTTCAAGGCCTCGTCGATGATCGGCCGGGGCAGCGGGGAGGCCTACCAGATGGCCTTCTCCGGCCAGGGCATCGTCGTCGTACAGCCCAGCGAGGACAGCACCGACCGGCTCCGGGCCCGGGGCTGA
- a CDS encoding ThiF family adenylyltransferase, whose protein sequence is MYPKVKPALARAWRDLQTVQFGVTPAHAVVLGPVDTATGALLDLIDGTRSMELLRTQGKGMGLPDGQVDEVVRRLAAAGLLDDATAGGPRAQAVRARPEALARLGPDLGSLSLVRPRPGGDLQGVAARRAVRVHVRGSGRVGAVIASVLAGAGIGRVEVLDGGRAEPADVAPGGLGPGSVGRLRAEAARTAVREAAPGRGPRTGESGGPEPGLALVVVAPRDGLQSWAPDPQTAADWVATGIPHLYAGVLEGTGLVGPLVLPGATACAGCMERDRVERDPAWPRMLVQWRSAHRRRGDAACDLGLSTAVAGLAAAHALSFLDGELPASASTRWEASLPTLHWHPTAVHPHPDCPCEAARVPAGRGAGS, encoded by the coding sequence ATGTATCCGAAGGTGAAGCCGGCGCTGGCGCGGGCCTGGCGGGATCTGCAGACGGTGCAGTTCGGCGTGACGCCCGCGCACGCGGTGGTGCTCGGCCCGGTGGACACGGCGACGGGCGCGCTCCTGGACCTGATCGACGGGACGCGGAGCATGGAGCTGCTGCGGACCCAGGGCAAGGGGATGGGGCTCCCGGACGGCCAGGTCGACGAGGTGGTGCGGCGGCTGGCGGCGGCCGGCCTGCTCGACGACGCCACCGCGGGCGGCCCCCGCGCCCAGGCGGTGCGGGCGCGGCCGGAGGCCCTGGCGCGGCTCGGTCCGGACCTGGGCTCGCTGTCGCTGGTCCGTCCCCGGCCGGGCGGGGACTTACAGGGTGTGGCCGCCCGCCGGGCCGTACGGGTTCACGTGCGCGGGAGCGGCCGCGTGGGCGCGGTGATCGCGTCGGTCCTGGCGGGAGCGGGCATCGGCCGGGTCGAGGTGCTCGACGGGGGACGCGCGGAGCCGGCGGACGTGGCGCCGGGCGGTCTGGGTCCGGGCAGCGTGGGCCGGCTGCGCGCCGAGGCCGCGCGGACGGCGGTCCGGGAGGCGGCCCCGGGGCGTGGGCCCCGGACCGGGGAGAGCGGGGGCCCGGAGCCGGGGCTGGCCCTGGTGGTGGTCGCGCCCCGGGACGGGCTGCAGTCCTGGGCCCCCGATCCGCAGACCGCGGCCGACTGGGTCGCCACCGGCATCCCCCACCTCTACGCGGGGGTGCTGGAGGGGACCGGGCTGGTGGGACCGCTGGTACTGCCCGGAGCCACGGCGTGCGCCGGCTGCATGGAGCGCGACCGGGTGGAGCGTGACCCGGCCTGGCCGCGCATGCTGGTCCAGTGGCGCTCGGCCCACCGGCGCCGGGGCGACGCCGCCTGCGACCTCGGGCTGTCCACGGCAGTGGCCGGCCTGGCCGCCGCCCACGCCCTGTCCTTCCTCGACGGCGAACTCCCCGCCTCCGCATCGACCCGCTGGGAGGCCTCCCTCCCCACCCTCCACTGGCACCCCACCGCGGTCCACCCGCACCCCGACTGCCCGTGCGAGGCGGCCAGGGTCCCGGCGGGACGGGGGGCGGGGTCGTGA
- a CDS encoding TerD family protein, translating into MAREFQRGHKAKISDLTAGTDLYVGIQIAGPGLAIDISCFGLDANEQLSDDRYFVFFNQPKSPEESIQQLGPQAGDAESFRVTLDRIPANIHKLSFAASIDGAGQMSQIGPGYIRIVAGGEEVVRYSFSGSEFSTERALMIGDFYLKDVWRFAAVGQGFDGGLAALLKNFGGEVAEEEQPEQQAQAPAGAPGFAPPPGAAAPAPSFGAPAQAQPPAPAPSFGAPPQVPAPAPAPAPYQQPVHAAPTMAAPMGTPLAPPAPAPYGQPPQPSYGQVPPPAPAPAPYGQQPQPSYGQVPGQAPGQFPGQQPPPYGQQPGYGQPAQAAPAAGAGLAAALQPYKEAPTGARWTPQNQQLMRVDLSMGGQAVLARQGSMVLYQGKVDFSYKGAGFAGRIVGNATGQEMQLMRCTGRGQVFLAEDGAHLHAIELQGDGICVSAESVLAFDESLQHEVRRIEGHGIPGGALFTMQFQGTGTVIVKTHGVPVVLPVTPTTFADSNAIVAWSAASQVIISSQVRLRRNAYPGHSGETVNLQFRGAPGNFIVVQPYEV; encoded by the coding sequence ATGGCCAGGGAATTCCAACGCGGTCACAAGGCCAAGATCAGTGATCTGACGGCGGGCACGGACCTCTATGTAGGTATCCAGATCGCCGGGCCCGGACTCGCGATCGACATCAGCTGCTTCGGCCTCGACGCGAACGAACAGCTCTCGGACGACCGCTACTTCGTCTTCTTCAACCAGCCGAAGTCGCCGGAGGAGTCCATCCAGCAGCTGGGCCCGCAGGCCGGTGACGCGGAATCCTTCCGGGTGACCCTGGACCGCATCCCGGCCAACATCCACAAGCTCTCCTTCGCCGCCTCGATCGACGGCGCCGGGCAGATGTCGCAGATCGGTCCGGGCTACATCCGGATCGTCGCGGGTGGCGAGGAGGTCGTCCGGTACTCCTTCTCGGGCTCGGAGTTCAGCACCGAGCGCGCGCTGATGATCGGCGACTTCTACCTCAAGGACGTGTGGCGCTTCGCCGCCGTCGGCCAGGGGTTCGACGGCGGGCTCGCCGCGCTGCTCAAGAACTTCGGCGGCGAGGTCGCCGAGGAGGAGCAGCCCGAGCAGCAGGCCCAGGCCCCGGCCGGCGCGCCGGGCTTCGCCCCGCCGCCAGGGGCAGCCGCGCCCGCGCCCTCCTTCGGGGCTCCCGCGCAGGCGCAGCCCCCGGCCCCGGCACCCTCCTTCGGCGCTCCGCCCCAGGTCCCCGCCCCGGCCCCGGCCCCCGCCCCGTACCAGCAGCCCGTCCACGCGGCCCCCACCATGGCCGCGCCGATGGGCACCCCCCTGGCCCCGCCGGCCCCCGCGCCGTACGGCCAGCCGCCGCAGCCCTCCTACGGGCAGGTCCCGCCGCCCGCCCCGGCCCCCGCGCCGTACGGGCAGCAGCCGCAGCCCTCGTACGGCCAGGTCCCCGGCCAGGCTCCCGGCCAGTTCCCCGGCCAGCAGCCGCCCCCGTACGGCCAGCAGCCCGGTTACGGCCAGCCCGCGCAGGCGGCGCCCGCCGCCGGCGCCGGACTCGCCGCCGCCCTCCAGCCGTACAAGGAAGCCCCGACCGGCGCCCGCTGGACCCCGCAGAACCAGCAGCTCATGCGCGTCGACCTGTCGATGGGCGGCCAGGCCGTCCTCGCCCGCCAGGGCAGCATGGTCCTCTACCAGGGCAAGGTCGACTTCAGCTACAAGGGCGCGGGCTTCGCCGGCCGCATCGTCGGCAACGCCACCGGCCAGGAGATGCAGCTGATGCGCTGCACCGGCCGCGGCCAGGTCTTCCTGGCGGAGGACGGCGCCCACCTGCACGCCATCGAGCTCCAGGGCGACGGCATCTGCGTCTCCGCCGAGAGCGTCCTCGCCTTCGACGAGTCGCTCCAGCACGAGGTCCGCCGCATCGAGGGCCACGGCATCCCGGGCGGCGCCCTGTTCACCATGCAGTTCCAGGGCACCGGCACGGTGATCGTCAAGACGCACGGCGTGCCCGTGGTCCTGCCCGTCACCCCGACCACCTTCGCCGACAGCAACGCCATCGTCGCGTGGTCCGCCGCCTCCCAGGTGATCATTTCCAGCCAGGTCCGGCTGCGTCGTAACGCCTACCCCGGCCACAGCGGGGAGACCGTGAACCTCCAGTTCCGCGGCGCCCCCGGCAACTTCATCGTCGTCCAGCCGTACGAGGTCTGA
- a CDS encoding NUDIX hydrolase, with protein sequence MTLYDDTVLVLKSYEDQPELRDLYLEHLAAHPDGVYKPCEAGHITGSALVIDPVGGRVLLTLHKKLGLWLQMGGHCEPGDTTIAGAALREAVEESGIADGLTLLPGGPVRLDRHPIPAPCNWHLDVQYAALAPVGAVEAISEESLDLRWFPYEEVAAVADTSVVRLMEAARARL encoded by the coding sequence GTGACTCTGTACGACGACACGGTGCTGGTCCTGAAGTCCTACGAGGACCAGCCCGAGCTGCGCGACCTGTACCTGGAACACCTGGCCGCCCACCCGGACGGGGTCTACAAGCCCTGCGAGGCCGGACACATCACCGGCAGTGCGCTGGTGATCGACCCGGTGGGGGGCCGCGTCCTGCTGACCCTGCACAAGAAGCTCGGCCTGTGGCTGCAGATGGGTGGGCACTGCGAGCCCGGTGACACGACGATCGCCGGGGCCGCGCTGCGCGAGGCCGTCGAGGAGTCGGGCATCGCCGACGGGCTGACGCTGCTGCCGGGCGGTCCGGTGCGGCTGGACCGGCATCCGATCCCGGCGCCGTGCAACTGGCACCTGGACGTGCAGTACGCCGCGCTGGCGCCGGTCGGGGCGGTCGAGGCGATCAGCGAGGAGTCGCTGGACCTGCGCTGGTTCCCGTACGAGGAGGTGGCGGCGGTGGCCGACACCTCGGTGGTGCGGCTGATGGAGGCGGCCCGGGCGCGGCTCTGA
- a CDS encoding YlbL family protein has protein sequence MPRRTATMLASTLMLFALLCAGVFMKVPYSEMSPGPTVNTLGDSHGEPVLNVSGHKTYPTSGHLNMTTVRVTGADYDMNLLEAVYGWAAGDNIVVPHENLYPDGKTEQESTQENAEEFSQSQESAKVAALKQLGIPVATQVIVASVVKGSPSEGKLHAGDVIKAVDGAPVNAPEDVAKLVTKHKAGEPVEFTIVPATEAAEAEKARREPTGTTKVTIVSGKAEGDGHAVVGIRAGTDHTFPFTVDIKLADVGGPSAGLMFALGIVDKLTPESLTGGKFIAGTGTIDDAGKVGPIGGIQMKTIGARQAGAEYFLTPAENCAAAAGNVPDGLTLVKVSTIDDAVKALEKIGKGDPAGLPQCTAKP, from the coding sequence ATGCCACGCCGCACTGCGACGATGCTCGCCTCCACCCTCATGCTGTTCGCGCTGCTCTGCGCGGGAGTGTTCATGAAGGTCCCGTACTCCGAGATGAGTCCGGGCCCGACGGTGAACACGCTCGGGGACTCGCACGGCGAGCCCGTCCTGAACGTCTCGGGGCACAAGACGTACCCGACCAGCGGGCACCTGAACATGACGACGGTCCGCGTCACCGGCGCCGACTACGACATGAACCTGCTGGAGGCCGTGTACGGCTGGGCGGCCGGCGACAACATCGTCGTACCGCACGAGAACCTGTACCCGGACGGCAAGACCGAGCAGGAGTCCACGCAGGAGAACGCCGAGGAGTTCAGCCAGTCGCAGGAGAGCGCCAAGGTGGCCGCCCTCAAGCAGCTCGGCATCCCGGTCGCCACCCAGGTGATCGTCGCCTCCGTGGTCAAGGGCAGTCCCTCCGAGGGCAAGCTGCACGCCGGAGACGTGATCAAGGCCGTGGACGGGGCCCCCGTCAACGCTCCCGAGGACGTCGCCAAGCTCGTCACCAAGCACAAGGCCGGCGAGCCGGTGGAGTTCACCATCGTGCCCGCCACCGAGGCGGCGGAGGCCGAGAAGGCGCGCCGCGAGCCCACCGGCACGACGAAGGTCACGATCGTTTCGGGCAAGGCGGAGGGCGACGGCCACGCCGTCGTCGGCATCCGGGCCGGTACCGACCACACCTTCCCGTTCACCGTCGACATCAAGCTCGCCGACGTCGGGGGCCCGAGCGCGGGCCTGATGTTCGCGCTCGGCATCGTCGACAAGCTCACCCCGGAGAGCCTGACCGGCGGCAAGTTCATCGCCGGCACCGGCACCATCGACGACGCGGGCAAGGTCGGCCCGATCGGCGGCATCCAGATGAAGACGATCGGCGCCCGCCAGGCCGGCGCCGAGTACTTCCTGACACCCGCCGAGAACTGCGCCGCCGCCGCGGGCAACGTGCCCGACGGGCTGACGCTGGTGAAGGTCTCCACCATCGACGACGCCGTGAAGGCGCTGGAGAAGATCGGCAAGGGGGACCCGGCCGGGCTGCCGCAGTGCACGGCCAAGCCCTGA
- a CDS encoding zinc-dependent metalloprotease codes for MSDTPFGFGLPPEEPENGDEGKKKGNQGGQSGPNPFGFGTGLPGGVGGQGDADNPFAAMFGSMNPNDLGAAFQQLGQMLSYEGGPVNWDMAKDIARQTVAQGTPDGVKDASVGIAEKSAVEEAVRLADHWLDDVTSLPSGAATAVAWSRAEWVEATLPVWKELVDPVAERVGAAMGGVLPEEMQAVAGPLLGMMRSMGGAMFGQQIGQAVGTLAGEVVGSTDIGLPLGPAGKAALLPLNIEGFGKDLGVSSDEVRLYLALREAAHARLFAHVPWLRSHLFGAVEAYARGIKVDTSKLEDVVGQLDPSNPEQLQEALQGGMFQPQDTPEQKASLARLETALALVEGWVDAVVHEAAKPRLTSADAMRETMRRRRASGGPAEQTFATLIGLELRPRRLRDASRLWASLTDARGVEGRDGLWEHPDMLPTASDLDDPDGFVHREQLDFSEIDKMLGEAAAGKREQDGPEQDGDDKK; via the coding sequence GTGAGCGACACCCCATTCGGATTCGGCCTTCCGCCGGAGGAGCCGGAGAACGGCGACGAAGGCAAGAAGAAGGGCAACCAGGGCGGTCAGAGCGGCCCGAATCCGTTCGGGTTCGGCACGGGCCTGCCGGGCGGCGTCGGCGGCCAGGGGGACGCCGACAATCCCTTCGCGGCGATGTTCGGCTCGATGAACCCGAACGACCTCGGCGCGGCCTTCCAGCAGCTCGGCCAGATGCTGAGCTACGAGGGCGGTCCGGTCAACTGGGACATGGCCAAGGACATCGCCCGCCAGACCGTGGCCCAGGGCACCCCGGACGGGGTGAAGGACGCCAGCGTCGGCATCGCCGAGAAGTCCGCGGTGGAGGAGGCCGTGCGCCTCGCCGACCACTGGCTCGACGACGTCACCTCGCTGCCGTCGGGCGCCGCGACGGCCGTCGCGTGGAGCCGCGCCGAGTGGGTCGAGGCGACCCTGCCGGTGTGGAAGGAGCTCGTCGACCCGGTCGCCGAGCGCGTCGGCGCGGCCATGGGCGGCGTGCTGCCCGAGGAGATGCAGGCCGTGGCGGGCCCGCTGCTCGGCATGATGCGTTCCATGGGCGGGGCCATGTTCGGCCAGCAGATCGGCCAGGCCGTGGGCACCCTCGCGGGTGAGGTCGTCGGCTCGACCGACATCGGGCTCCCGCTGGGCCCGGCCGGCAAGGCCGCGCTGCTGCCGTTGAACATCGAGGGCTTCGGCAAGGACCTGGGCGTCTCCTCGGACGAGGTCCGGCTGTACCTGGCGCTGCGCGAGGCCGCGCACGCACGTCTCTTCGCCCACGTGCCGTGGCTGCGCTCGCACCTCTTCGGCGCGGTCGAGGCGTACGCGCGGGGCATCAAGGTCGACACCTCGAAGCTGGAGGACGTGGTCGGCCAGCTCGACCCGTCGAACCCGGAGCAGCTGCAGGAAGCCCTCCAGGGCGGCATGTTCCAGCCGCAGGACACCCCCGAGCAGAAGGCCTCCCTGGCCCGCCTGGAGACGGCGCTCGCGCTGGTCGAGGGCTGGGTGGACGCCGTCGTGCACGAGGCCGCCAAGCCCCGGCTGACCTCGGCGGACGCCATGCGCGAGACCATGCGCCGGCGGCGCGCCTCGGGCGGCCCGGCGGAGCAGACCTTCGCGACGCTGATCGGGCTGGAGCTGCGGCCGCGCCGGCTGCGCGACGCCTCGCGGCTGTGGGCCTCGCTCACCGACGCGCGTGGCGTGGAGGGTCGCGACGGTCTGTGGGAGCACCCGGACATGCTGCCGACCGCTTCCGACCTGGACGACCCGGACGGGTTCGTGCACCGCGAGCAGCTGGACTTCTCCGAGATCGACAAGATGCTCGGCGAGGCCGCCGCCGGGAAGCGTGAACAGGACGGCCCCGAGCAGGACGGCGACGACAAGAAGTGA
- a CDS encoding molybdenum cofactor biosynthesis protein MoaE has protein sequence MAPHFDHPGEQAAPDPIRLLEIRETPLSIDEVFQAVGDDATGGTTLFVGTVRNHDSGADVDQLGYSCHPSAEAEMRRVAERVVAKYPVRALAAVHRVGDLAVGDLAVVVAVSCPHRGEAFEACRMLIDDLKHEVPIWKHQTFSDGTEEWVGAC, from the coding sequence ATGGCACCGCACTTCGACCACCCCGGCGAGCAAGCCGCTCCGGACCCGATCCGGCTGCTCGAAATCCGTGAGACCCCGCTCTCGATCGACGAGGTCTTCCAGGCCGTCGGCGACGATGCGACGGGAGGCACGACGCTCTTCGTCGGCACGGTGCGCAACCACGACAGCGGGGCGGACGTGGACCAGCTCGGCTACTCCTGCCACCCCTCGGCCGAGGCGGAGATGCGCCGCGTCGCCGAGCGCGTCGTGGCCAAGTACCCGGTCCGTGCCCTCGCCGCCGTCCACCGCGTCGGCGACCTGGCCGTCGGCGACCTCGCGGTCGTCGTCGCCGTGTCCTGCCCGCACCGCGGCGAGGCCTTCGAGGCGTGCCGGATGCTGATCGACGACCTCAAGCACGAGGTTCCGATCTGGAAGCACCAGACCTTCTCGGACGGCACCGAGGAGTGGGTCGGGGCCTGCTGA
- a CDS encoding AIM24 family protein, whose translation MQSSLFAHAEAQSQERYAVQNPQLLRVSLSGSDDVLARKGAMVAYQGIIDFDGEYQSTTQRSARARTGEGLDLMRCSGQGTVYLANLAQYVHVVDVDNDGLTVDSSYVLALDSTLHTEAIAVDSQYGVSGTGKYQLNITGRGKVALMTSGQPLMMQVTPDKYVNADADAIVAWSTSLRVQMQAQTHSTGVWRRRGNTGEGWELSFLGTGFALVQPSEVLPPQNAQIGQGAAAQFGMGQQGAHAQNQNNAWN comes from the coding sequence ATGCAGAGCTCACTTTTCGCCCACGCCGAGGCGCAGTCCCAGGAGCGGTACGCCGTCCAGAACCCGCAGCTGCTGCGGGTCTCGCTGAGCGGCTCCGACGACGTGCTCGCCCGCAAGGGCGCCATGGTCGCCTACCAGGGGATCATCGACTTCGACGGCGAGTACCAGAGCACCACCCAGCGGAGCGCCCGCGCCCGGACCGGGGAGGGCCTCGACCTGATGCGCTGCTCCGGGCAGGGCACCGTCTACCTCGCCAACCTGGCGCAGTACGTCCACGTCGTGGACGTGGACAACGACGGCCTCACCGTCGACAGCAGCTACGTGCTGGCCCTGGACTCCACCCTGCACACCGAGGCCATCGCGGTGGACAGCCAGTACGGGGTCTCGGGCACCGGCAAGTACCAGCTCAACATCACCGGCCGCGGGAAGGTCGCGCTGATGACCTCCGGGCAGCCGCTGATGATGCAGGTCACGCCCGACAAGTACGTCAACGCCGACGCGGACGCCATCGTCGCCTGGTCCACCTCGCTGCGGGTGCAGATGCAGGCCCAGACGCACTCCACCGGCGTCTGGCGGCGGCGCGGCAACACCGGTGAGGGCTGGGAGCTCAGCTTCCTCGGCACCGGTTTCGCCCTGGTCCAGCCGAGCGAGGTACTCCCGCCGCAGAACGCCCAGATCGGGCAGGGCGCGGCCGCGCAGTTCGGCATGGGCCAGCAGGGAGCCCACGCCCAGAACCAGAACAACGCCTGGAACTGA
- a CDS encoding PPA1309 family protein, whose product MSNLSPSPGTPMAASPLTRAVLEIDEYASTLGWDRPARLFALVDTARLRKEAPGVARQLGLDQDDTGKNQLTPIEQDEVPAGTPLDKFLGTIAWPPSVLGCALTVERLMLPPSAESSVPEGLGDKQLAKWVAAHPDRQEVRLTVGVLRNGTRESAVRLRDKDSANEVLTGATLVPGLAEALAATFLD is encoded by the coding sequence ATGTCCAACCTTTCGCCGTCCCCCGGCACCCCAATGGCGGCAAGCCCGCTGACCCGTGCCGTCCTCGAAATCGACGAGTACGCCTCCACCCTCGGCTGGGACAGGCCCGCCCGGCTCTTCGCCCTGGTCGACACGGCCCGGCTGCGCAAGGAGGCGCCGGGCGTCGCCCGCCAGCTCGGCCTCGACCAGGACGACACTGGCAAGAACCAGCTCACCCCGATCGAGCAGGACGAGGTGCCGGCCGGGACCCCCCTGGACAAGTTCCTGGGCACCATCGCCTGGCCCCCGTCGGTCCTGGGCTGCGCGCTGACGGTGGAGCGGCTGATGCTCCCGCCGTCGGCGGAGTCCTCCGTACCGGAGGGTCTCGGCGACAAGCAGCTGGCCAAGTGGGTCGCCGCCCACCCGGACCGGCAGGAGGTACGGCTGACCGTGGGCGTCCTGCGCAACGGAACGCGGGAGTCCGCCGTCCGCCTGCGGGACAAGGACTCGGCGAACGAGGTGCTGACCGGCGCGACCCTGGTACCGGGGCTCGCCGAGGCGCTGGCCGCGACCTTCCTGGACTAG